CGTGACGAGGGTCTCCCCCTTCCAGTCGCCGCGCGGGGGCCGCGTGTCGAACCGGATCTCGCGGTCGCGGAAGCGGATGTTCTCCTCCTTCAGATAGCCGCCCAGATAGACGTTGATCGCGGTGCGGACGGGCCGCGGTTGGGCGATGATCCCGTAGGCGCCCTCCTCCCCGTACATCAGGAAGACGGTGTCGGCGAGAAAGTCGAGGACCGCGAGGTCGTGCTCCACGACGACGACGTACTTCTCCTTCGACAAGGACTGGATGACCTTCGCGACGTGGAGCCGCTGGTAGATGTCGAGGTAGGACGAGGGCTCGTCGAAGAAGTAGATGTCCGCGTCCTTGAGCATCGTCGCGGCGATCGCCATCCGCTGCAGCTCCCCGCCGGACAGTTGCGATATGTCTCGATCGAGGAACGAGTCCAGTTCGAGGGAGGCGGAGAGCTCGGGGAGCCGCCCGCGACGATCGATCTTGGTCAGGAGGTCTCGCACGCGGCCGCTGTAGACCTTGCTCAACTTGTCCACATATTGCGGCTTGATCGCCGTCGTGAGTCGCGTGTTCGCAATCTTCTCGAGGTAGTCGTGGAGCTCTGTGCCGGCGAAGTAGTCCAGGACTTCCTCCCAGTACGCTTTCTTGCGTCGATAGTGACCCAGGTTCGGGGCGAGTTCCCCGCTGAGCAGGCCGACGCACGTCGTCTTCCCGATTCCGTTCGGCCCAAGGAGCCCGATGACCTCGCCCTTCTTCGGGACCGGGAGTCGGAATAGCCGGAACGCGTTTTTTCCATACTGGTGGACCAAATCCTCTTTTAGGGCTTCCGGTAGCCCGATGATTCGAATGGCGTCAAACGGACATTTGCGGACACAGTTATGCGCGGCCACTCCTGCAGCCGTATATGTCTGATCCTCTTCCACTTCCAGGTTGAAAACCTGCAAGTCGCTGACGTCCAAGGTTTGGATATTTCGGATAGGGGCGTAGGCAAATTCGTGGTCCAATGCATAGTGGCTCGCCCATCGGTTTCGATTGTCGCGGACCTGAACCCCCAGAAGCCGCGCCATCTTTTCAGAAAATTCGGCGGTGACAAGAACGTGATAGGTGCGACGCTTACCAACAGGCGAGAACGAGGTTACGCTCGCGGCGATTCCCAAACTCACGAGGAGTTCCTGGGTTTGATACGCCAAGTGAGCGGATGTGGTGACGAGGCCGAAGTAGGCGCCATGGAAGCCGCGATGTCCATCGCCACGCCAGAAGCCGCGAATAAGTTCTGCCTTTACGTCAGGAGGTGCCGTCATGAAAACCGGTGGAATCCGTTTCTGATCACATCCTCTCCCGAGAGAACCCAAGACTCGGGCTAGGACTGCCGAGTCAAACCGCACCCCGCGTCCGCGGC
The Thermoplasmata archaeon DNA segment above includes these coding regions:
- a CDS encoding ribosome biogenesis/translation initiation ATPase RLI, giving the protein MYTGRLYRIRITGQPDPLEVTEEHPVLAVQRRPIKGGRRLEKGRGILRWVRPSELKTGDYLVKPRVTTAEMSGSWDVAIPMILGRSNHPQWSEQLISLPLTAELGRIVGYYLAEGSVSRSSVAFSFHEKEQNYRNDVRRLVHRIFGYRGHETQNTGRGRGVRFDSAVLARVLGSLGRGCDQKRIPPVFMTAPPDVKAELIRGFWRGDGHRGFHGAYFGLVTTSAHLAYQTQELLVSLGIAASVTSFSPVGKRRTYHVLVTAEFSEKMARLLGVQVRDNRNRWASHYALDHEFAYAPIRNIQTLDVSDLQVFNLEVEEDQTYTAAGVAAHNCVRKCPFDAIRIIGLPEALKEDLVHQYGKNAFRLFRLPVPKKGEVIGLLGPNGIGKTTCVGLLSGELAPNLGHYRRKKAYWEEVLDYFAGTELHDYLEKIANTRLTTAIKPQYVDKLSKVYSGRVRDLLTKIDRRGRLPELSASLELDSFLDRDISQLSGGELQRMAIAATMLKDADIYFFDEPSSYLDIYQRLHVAKVIQSLSKEKYVVVVEHDLAVLDFLADTVFLMYGEEGAYGIIAQPRPVRTAINVYLGGYLKEENIRFRDREIRFDTRPPRGDWKGETLVTFDELTKRFEDFKLTVRPGRLRKGEVVGVVGPNATGKTTFVKMLAGLEAPTTGGVKGKWQVSYKPQYLESAYEGTVGELLRNTVGKKAESGYFDSEILQPLRLKGMTERDVSTLSGGELQRVAIALCLGRDADIYLIDEPSAYLDSNQRMEAARTIRRVMEKEARTGLIVDHDVYFLDMVADSLMVFSGDPGRHGLGEGPFPMREGMNRFLKMVGITFRRDADTNRPRINKLDSRLDREQKSAGEYYYAIEEAA